One window from the genome of Aneurinibacillus sp. REN35 encodes:
- a CDS encoding MarR family winged helix-turn-helix transcriptional regulator, whose protein sequence is MAVQTKDLEMDNTDIFHLLHTMQIFTNHAAIKWTKAFNQEIGISPLIVLSKLKHHGRLKQSELANKLGLTPGAITNIADKLIKKSYVVREFNTDDRRVVYLVITDEGRKILDKAIEASNEIQLEIFQAISKSEQKQLLQIYQKLIAQFT, encoded by the coding sequence ATGGCAGTACAGACAAAAGATCTGGAGATGGACAATACGGATATTTTTCATTTGTTGCATACCATGCAAATTTTCACAAATCATGCTGCAATTAAGTGGACAAAAGCGTTTAATCAGGAAATTGGCATCTCTCCCCTTATCGTTCTGTCGAAATTAAAGCATCATGGACGGCTTAAGCAATCAGAATTAGCAAATAAACTGGGGCTTACGCCTGGCGCCATTACCAATATTGCTGATAAATTGATTAAGAAAAGCTATGTCGTACGTGAATTCAACACCGATGACCGACGCGTGGTTTATCTAGTAATCACGGATGAAGGCAGAAAAATATTGGATAAGGCCATTGAAGCAAGCAACGAAATACAATTGGAAATCTTTCAAGCGATCAGCAAATCGGAACAAAAGCAGCTGCTGCAAATTTATCAGAAACTTATCGCCCAATTCACGTAA
- a CDS encoding DMT family transporter: MGWFLVLAAAICEIAGVIGLKMFSQTKTVRNMALYVGGFGLSFALLYASFAYLQLSVAYAVWIGAGTVGAVLVNMIFFGESRSTARMVSIFAIIIGVVGLKAVS; encoded by the coding sequence ATGGGCTGGTTTCTTGTATTGGCAGCCGCGATATGTGAAATTGCCGGCGTGATCGGGTTGAAGATGTTCAGCCAAACGAAAACAGTAAGAAATATGGCGCTGTACGTAGGCGGCTTTGGCCTGTCCTTTGCGCTTCTTTATGCTTCCTTCGCTTATCTGCAATTAAGCGTTGCCTATGCCGTATGGATTGGGGCCGGAACCGTTGGTGCTGTATTGGTGAATATGATTTTCTTTGGCGAATCTCGAAGCACAGCACGTATGGTAAGTATTTTTGCCATTATTATCGGTGTCGTAGGATTAAAGGCGGTCTCATAA
- a CDS encoding DUF4240 domain-containing protein, whose product MKKLLVYQGETSNKFWLMEVYGTSYLLTYGKVGTKGASKAAVFASEETCQREAEKLIASKLRKGYNEAESEAGIVRMEAMSEERFWDIIEKAHRKSSDGEEQAEYVMEALMKMSIKEILEFDAIFNRLYMGSYTSDLWAAAYIILGGCSDDLFDYFRAWLISQGRDVWSRVLENPENLISIIEELPEDHYPENEEMISAACVAFEEKTGHTDDDYYQLFEEYTHGAYTYPEIVFDWEQEDDSLKSKFPALWERFGENSMSV is encoded by the coding sequence ATGAAAAAACTGCTGGTGTATCAGGGTGAAACGTCAAACAAGTTTTGGCTGATGGAGGTATATGGGACTTCGTATCTCCTCACCTATGGAAAAGTCGGGACAAAAGGGGCGAGTAAAGCAGCCGTTTTTGCATCGGAGGAGACATGCCAACGAGAAGCGGAGAAGCTGATCGCTTCCAAGCTGAGAAAAGGATACAATGAGGCAGAAAGCGAAGCGGGCATTGTTCGTATGGAAGCCATGTCGGAAGAGAGATTCTGGGACATTATCGAAAAGGCGCACCGCAAGTCAAGTGACGGTGAGGAGCAGGCCGAATACGTAATGGAAGCGCTGATGAAGATGTCGATTAAGGAAATTCTTGAATTTGATGCGATATTTAATCGCCTTTATATGGGATCGTATACGTCCGATCTATGGGCGGCCGCCTATATTATACTCGGCGGCTGCTCTGACGATCTGTTTGATTATTTCCGGGCATGGCTGATCTCACAGGGCAGAGATGTATGGAGCCGGGTGTTGGAGAATCCGGAAAATCTGATCTCGATTATAGAAGAGCTGCCGGAAGACCATTATCCGGAAAATGAAGAGATGATCAGCGCAGCCTGTGTCGCCTTCGAAGAAAAGACAGGGCATACGGACGACGACTACTATCAGTTATTTGAGGAATATACGCACGGTGCATATACCTACCCTGAGATTGTTTTTGACTGGGAGCAAGAGGACGATAGCCTCAAAAGCAAGTTTCCAGCATTGTGGGAACGATTTGGTGAAAACTCAATGTCTGTATAA
- a CDS encoding SDR family NAD(P)-dependent oxidoreductase, whose protein sequence is MRLQEKVAIITGGASGIGRGIALAMAKEGAKVVIVDLNEENGKKTEQELQQYNDAMFIQADISDKNKITKVVKDTVDKFGRIDVMVNNAHASRQVSFMETTQEHLDLSFNTGFYPTFHFMQACFPYLKETKGSVINFASGAGIDGMPLQASYAAAKEAIRGISRTTANEWGPYQINVNCISPIAESPGVAAWKENMPAEYEAMVQKIPLRRLGDCEKDIGRVAVFLASEDADYITGQTIMVDGGTLKLR, encoded by the coding sequence ATGAGACTGCAAGAAAAGGTTGCCATTATTACAGGAGGAGCATCCGGAATCGGCCGAGGCATTGCCCTGGCGATGGCAAAAGAGGGAGCTAAGGTTGTTATTGTAGATTTAAATGAAGAAAACGGTAAAAAAACAGAACAAGAGCTGCAGCAATACAACGACGCTATGTTTATTCAAGCTGACATTTCAGATAAAAACAAGATCACAAAAGTCGTAAAAGACACGGTGGATAAATTCGGACGGATCGATGTCATGGTCAATAATGCACATGCCTCCCGTCAAGTTTCTTTCATGGAGACGACACAGGAGCATTTGGACCTGTCCTTTAATACCGGATTCTATCCAACTTTCCATTTCATGCAGGCGTGCTTCCCTTACTTAAAAGAAACAAAAGGAAGTGTCATCAACTTTGCTTCGGGAGCCGGTATTGATGGCATGCCTCTGCAGGCATCCTATGCTGCGGCTAAAGAAGCGATTCGCGGCATCTCAAGAACTACTGCTAATGAGTGGGGTCCATACCAAATTAATGTGAACTGCATCAGTCCAATTGCAGAGTCACCTGGAGTAGCCGCATGGAAAGAAAACATGCCTGCAGAATACGAAGCCATGGTACAAAAAATCCCGCTCAGAAGATTGGGCGATTGCGAAAAAGATATCGGCCGTGTAGCTGTGTTCCTTGCGAGTGAAGATGCAGACTATATCACCGGCCAAACAATTATGGTGGACGGAGGTACACTGAAGCTGAGATAA
- a CDS encoding helix-turn-helix domain-containing protein, protein MAKLLIADRDHNERTGMGWLVNSYGIPFEQVLMAGTMLEVFQILESNMPDVICIELDMIPRDAWDDFKERIRQFRHTIIVTTAEATFERAMQGIELHAYDLWVKPHSPDSIRRVLARCCKVASSPQQGLEIIENGVASSAPSYHSLFLPQKSTADHCWLLLLQLEETEAQPRLLSFLQHYPFYTPPVLLPLSDMIVSIFTREPQHSLLSLKKMGNRLLQDWEEKHMQPLSLVIYDTNDASLSLRQKYQYARQALDIRFFKGYRQVSVIEDQMDWQIIDPFLTPAEQREWIDMLGEADREKLKQWMYKEFLHKEEPYPEPGLLRTRLTSILAQVRRFMKSYYLDQGRLEERYHQVFEIILYTPILYRIVQEFLLFLYEVLDTANNRQDHSRADLIEQALRYIEENYHNPHLRLEDVAAYVDRSPAYFSSLLTKRHGHSFRQLLASVRIKEAQRLLLDTKMTVQEVSEKTGFINANYFSKIFKEKTGCTPRIFRDRKKV, encoded by the coding sequence ATGGCAAAGCTGTTAATTGCCGATCGAGATCATAATGAACGAACAGGAATGGGATGGCTAGTCAATTCGTACGGCATCCCGTTCGAGCAGGTATTGATGGCTGGAACTATGCTTGAAGTATTTCAGATTCTAGAATCAAACATGCCGGATGTGATCTGTATCGAGCTTGATATGATTCCAAGAGATGCATGGGATGATTTCAAAGAACGCATTCGCCAGTTTAGGCATACGATTATAGTTACAACAGCGGAGGCTACGTTTGAGCGGGCGATGCAGGGGATTGAACTGCATGCCTATGACCTATGGGTGAAGCCGCATTCCCCGGACAGCATTCGACGCGTGCTAGCACGATGCTGTAAGGTTGCCTCCTCTCCTCAGCAGGGGCTTGAGATTATAGAAAATGGCGTCGCGTCCTCTGCACCTTCCTACCATTCGCTGTTTTTGCCCCAGAAGTCGACAGCAGATCACTGCTGGCTGCTGCTTCTACAGCTAGAAGAGACTGAGGCTCAGCCGCGATTGCTTAGTTTTTTGCAGCATTATCCATTTTATACTCCTCCGGTGCTATTGCCGCTCAGTGATATGATCGTCTCGATTTTTACTCGTGAGCCGCAGCATTCCCTGCTGTCCCTAAAAAAAATGGGCAATCGCCTGCTGCAGGATTGGGAGGAGAAACATATGCAGCCACTGTCGCTTGTCATCTATGATACGAATGATGCGTCACTTTCCTTACGTCAGAAATACCAATACGCCAGGCAGGCGCTTGATATTCGTTTTTTCAAAGGGTATCGGCAAGTTTCTGTTATTGAGGATCAGATGGACTGGCAGATTATTGATCCATTCTTAACCCCAGCCGAACAAAGAGAATGGATCGATATGTTGGGTGAGGCTGACCGAGAGAAGCTGAAGCAGTGGATGTACAAGGAGTTTTTGCATAAGGAAGAGCCGTATCCGGAGCCGGGGCTTCTGCGGACGCGGCTAACCAGTATTCTCGCGCAGGTTCGGCGTTTTATGAAGTCGTATTACTTAGATCAGGGCAGGCTTGAGGAGCGATATCATCAAGTATTTGAAATTATTCTTTATACCCCGATTCTATACCGCATTGTGCAGGAATTTCTATTGTTTTTATATGAAGTATTAGATACGGCAAATAACCGGCAAGATCATTCGCGTGCGGATTTGATTGAACAGGCGCTTCGCTATATTGAAGAGAATTATCATAACCCCCATCTGCGGCTTGAAGATGTGGCGGCGTATGTTGATCGCAGTCCGGCCTATTTTAGCTCTCTTCTAACAAAAAGGCATGGACATTCCTTTCGTCAGCTTTTGGCATCGGTTCGGATTAAGGAAGCCCAGCGGCTGCTTTTGGACACCAAGATGACTGTCCAGGAGGTTTCAGAAAAGACCGGATTTATCAATGCGAACTATTTTAGCAAGATATTCAAAGAAAAAACGGGTTGTACCCCTCGAATATTTAGAGATCGAAAGAAAGTATAA
- a CDS encoding DMT family transporter, which translates to MNKDWMYVALTCLFELLWVYGFNVATTWWHWGILIVIILADFYFLSKACENLQTGTVYAIFAGVGTVGAALMDVFILGGNFSLVKGIFMVILVAGVIGLKLADNQKNKEKNQEGVYQ; encoded by the coding sequence ATGAATAAAGATTGGATGTACGTTGCTTTAACCTGTTTATTTGAATTGCTGTGGGTATATGGCTTTAATGTTGCGACAACTTGGTGGCATTGGGGAATATTGATCGTTATTATTCTCGCAGATTTTTACTTTCTGTCCAAGGCGTGCGAAAACCTGCAAACGGGAACCGTGTATGCGATATTTGCCGGCGTGGGCACGGTTGGAGCCGCGCTGATGGATGTATTTATTTTGGGCGGAAACTTCAGCTTGGTAAAGGGAATCTTTATGGTCATTCTTGTTGCCGGCGTCATTGGCTTGAAGTTGGCTGATAATCAAAAAAATAAAGAAAAGAATCAGGAAGGGGTGTATCAATGA